The proteins below are encoded in one region of Gemmatimonadota bacterium:
- the purD gene encoding phosphoribosylamine--glycine ligase, with protein MNALILGGGGREHALAWAVSRSANLDRLLVAPGNAGTDRIAENVSIPMAKPGELLSFCRNEDVALVLIGPEAPLVDGLADALRGSGVAVFGPGAEGARLEGSKVYAKEFLRAEGIPTARGATVRSMAEVEAALERTGERVAVKADGLAAGKGVVMAENRDEAIEAARDALERDAFGAAGHAVLLEEWLEGEEVSLIALVDGEEVRPLVPSQDHKRAFDGDTGPNTGGMGAYAPFPRLTGAELDDAVASCLQPVAAGFARRGVDYRGVLYAGLMMTPEGLRVLEYNVRFGDPETQVVLPLFDGDLLAAFEACARGELAGAPEFRLRPGAALTIVAASGGYPGDYSTGAEITGLSGEDDQGDTLVFHAGTKRLDDGTIITSGGRVLSVTGLGSDIETARGAALGRLSEIRFDGMFHRNDIGRRGLQANTRQEETV; from the coding sequence GTGAACGCACTGATTCTGGGAGGGGGCGGTCGCGAGCACGCACTGGCGTGGGCGGTCTCGCGGAGCGCGAACCTCGACCGGTTGCTGGTGGCCCCGGGAAACGCCGGGACGGATCGCATTGCCGAGAATGTGTCGATTCCCATGGCGAAGCCGGGGGAACTGCTTTCGTTTTGCCGGAATGAGGATGTGGCTCTTGTTCTCATCGGGCCGGAAGCGCCGCTCGTGGACGGGCTGGCCGACGCGCTCCGCGGGAGCGGCGTGGCCGTCTTCGGGCCGGGCGCGGAGGGTGCGCGGCTGGAGGGGAGCAAAGTCTACGCGAAGGAGTTCCTGCGCGCCGAGGGAATCCCCACCGCACGCGGCGCGACGGTGCGCAGCATGGCGGAGGTCGAGGCGGCGCTGGAGAGGACGGGTGAGCGCGTGGCGGTCAAGGCGGACGGGCTGGCTGCGGGGAAGGGCGTCGTCATGGCGGAGAATCGCGACGAGGCCATCGAGGCGGCGCGGGACGCGCTGGAGCGCGATGCCTTCGGCGCGGCGGGGCACGCCGTCCTGCTGGAGGAGTGGCTGGAGGGCGAGGAAGTTTCGCTGATTGCGCTTGTCGACGGGGAAGAGGTTCGGCCGCTGGTGCCGAGCCAGGACCACAAGCGCGCGTTCGATGGCGACACCGGGCCCAACACCGGCGGCATGGGTGCGTACGCGCCCTTCCCGCGACTCACGGGCGCGGAACTGGATGACGCGGTGGCGTCCTGTCTCCAGCCGGTGGCCGCGGGCTTCGCCCGCCGGGGGGTGGACTACCGGGGCGTCCTCTACGCGGGTCTCATGATGACACCGGAGGGTCTTCGCGTGCTGGAATACAATGTCCGGTTCGGAGATCCGGAAACGCAGGTGGTTCTCCCGCTCTTCGATGGGGACCTTCTCGCCGCCTTTGAGGCCTGCGCCCGGGGAGAGCTGGCGGGGGCGCCGGAGTTTCGCCTTCGGCCCGGAGCCGCGCTGACGATTGTCGCGGCTTCCGGCGGGTACCCGGGGGACTACTCCACCGGAGCGGAGATCACGGGGCTTTCCGGAGAGGACGACCAGGGCGACACCCTGGTGTTTCATGCGGGGACGAAGAGGCTGGATGACGGTACAATCATCACTTCCGGCGGGCGGGTGCTTTCGGTGACGGGGCTCGGCTCCGACATCGAGACGGCTCGGGGCGCAGCGCTCGGGCGTCTCTCGGAGATCCGCTTTGACGGGATGTTCCACCGAAACGACATTGGCCGGAGAGGACTCCAGGCCAACACCAGACAGGAGGAGACCGTCTGA
- a CDS encoding NlpC/P60 family protein, translating into MIEGCPARRVVFPSAALLVMVALAATGCGPKPVFRTTPLPPLGTEATKDTSSHRAPGKASTERTGEVEALADPWLGVPYRYGGISRRGIDCSGLALSILGELGVTLPRTVAEQRKMGREVGLEEVSPGDLLFFRMRSARVDHVGVALDRTRFVHASVSRGVVVDHLMSEYYSNRVAGARRVRVSPTGRRREP; encoded by the coding sequence ATGATCGAAGGCTGCCCCGCGCGTCGAGTCGTCTTTCCTTCGGCTGCGCTTCTCGTTATGGTGGCGCTCGCGGCCACGGGATGCGGGCCGAAACCCGTCTTCCGGACGACGCCGCTGCCGCCCTTGGGCACCGAGGCGACGAAGGACACCTCATCGCACCGCGCTCCCGGGAAGGCATCGACGGAGCGCACCGGGGAAGTCGAAGCGCTGGCCGACCCCTGGCTTGGGGTGCCGTATCGCTATGGAGGAATCTCCCGTCGCGGCATCGACTGTTCGGGGCTGGCGCTCAGCATTCTCGGAGAACTGGGCGTGACTCTGCCGCGCACGGTGGCTGAACAAAGGAAGATGGGACGAGAAGTCGGGCTGGAGGAAGTGTCTCCCGGCGACCTCCTCTTCTTCCGAATGCGGTCGGCCCGCGTGGATCATGTGGGTGTGGCGCTGGATCGTACGCGCTTCGTTCACGCGTCGGTGTCGCGCGGCGTGGTCGTGGATCATCTGATGAGCGAGTACTATTCGAATCGGGTCGCGGGCGCACGGCGCGTTCGCGTTTCTCCGACCGGGAGAAGGAGGGAGCCGTGA
- the gatB gene encoding Asp-tRNA(Asn)/Glu-tRNA(Gln) amidotransferase subunit GatB — MNAGVFPVIGLEIHVRLATATKAFCACASEYGAAPNTRVCPVCLGMPGALPVLNDRAVEFAVATAHALGCDIASRSVFARKHYFYPDLPKGYQISQYEHPLATGGGIPFEVAGQRRIAPLTRVHLEEDAGKLTHGVAGGRDETRVDLNRCGTPLVEIVTEPALHCPKEAGACLRSLRRIVRTLGVSDGNMNEGSLRCDANVSVRRSESDAPGPKTELKNLNSIRSVERALAFEIARQTKLGHSGGVVRSATLLWDEKRAEARPMRSKEEAGDYRYFPEPDLPPLVVTGSRRKRAAASVPELPLARRDRFVRDHGLRPADAAVLADTRELADWYEELAHLTGDPRTAALWAVGEVLRAARERGGRMAAFPLSPASVAELVALVGCGAVSGTAAKAVFARMVETGRSAERIVAEEGLAQVSDEAALGVLADEVLAAHPAEVREFRAGKEKLLGFFMGRLMEAGGGKAHPERARDALRARLGEGGPS; from the coding sequence ATGAACGCGGGCGTCTTCCCGGTGATCGGGCTGGAGATCCATGTGCGCCTTGCCACGGCCACCAAGGCGTTCTGCGCGTGCGCGTCGGAATACGGCGCAGCGCCGAACACGCGGGTCTGTCCGGTCTGCCTGGGGATGCCGGGCGCGCTTCCCGTGCTGAACGACCGCGCCGTGGAGTTTGCGGTCGCCACGGCCCATGCACTGGGCTGCGACATCGCGAGCAGATCCGTCTTCGCGCGGAAGCATTACTTCTACCCGGACCTTCCGAAAGGGTATCAGATCAGCCAGTACGAGCACCCGCTCGCGACCGGCGGGGGCATCCCGTTTGAAGTGGCCGGGCAGCGCCGCATCGCGCCGCTCACTCGCGTTCATCTGGAGGAGGACGCGGGGAAGCTCACGCACGGGGTGGCGGGCGGCCGGGATGAAACCCGCGTGGATCTCAACCGGTGCGGGACGCCGCTGGTGGAGATCGTCACCGAACCGGCGCTGCATTGCCCAAAGGAGGCGGGAGCGTGTCTTCGGTCCCTGCGACGGATCGTGCGAACCCTGGGCGTGTCCGACGGGAACATGAACGAAGGCAGCCTTCGCTGCGACGCAAATGTCTCCGTGCGTCGAAGTGAATCGGACGCGCCCGGCCCGAAGACCGAACTCAAGAACCTGAACAGCATCCGAAGCGTGGAGCGGGCGCTGGCGTTCGAGATTGCCCGGCAGACGAAACTCGGGCACTCCGGCGGCGTGGTCCGGTCCGCCACGCTTCTCTGGGACGAGAAGCGGGCCGAGGCGCGGCCCATGCGTTCGAAGGAGGAGGCGGGAGACTATCGCTACTTCCCCGAGCCGGACCTGCCGCCGCTTGTCGTGACCGGGTCGCGGAGGAAGCGCGCCGCCGCGTCGGTCCCGGAGCTGCCTCTTGCGCGGCGCGATCGTTTCGTCCGCGACCACGGTCTTCGCCCCGCGGACGCCGCGGTTCTTGCCGACACTCGTGAACTCGCCGACTGGTATGAGGAACTCGCGCACCTCACCGGAGATCCCCGCACCGCGGCCCTCTGGGCGGTCGGGGAAGTGCTGCGAGCCGCCCGTGAGCGCGGCGGGAGAATGGCCGCCTTCCCGCTCTCGCCCGCGTCCGTTGCGGAACTGGTCGCGCTGGTCGGGTGCGGCGCGGTGTCGGGCACGGCGGCCAAAGCCGTCTTCGCGCGGATGGTGGAGACGGGACGATCCGCGGAGCGTATTGTCGCGGAGGAAGGGCTGGCGCAGGTGTCGGATGAAGCGGCGCTGGGCGTGCTTGCGGACGAAGTCCTCGCGGCCCACCCGGCCGAGGTTCGCGAGTTCCGGGCGGGGAAGGAGAAGCTCCTCGGCTTCTTCATGGGGCGCCTGATGGAGGCCGGCGGCGGGAAGGCGCACCCGGAGCGTGCGCGCGACGCGCTGCGGGCGCGGCTCGGGGAGGGAGGTCCGTCATGA
- the gatA gene encoding Asp-tRNA(Asn)/Glu-tRNA(Gln) amidotransferase subunit GatA translates to MRPGLRSVPELSRALALGELSSADLVEDCLARIDELDGTLNLFLHVDAEGAREAAAASDSRREKGDARSPLDGIPVALKDNIAVRGMPTTCASRVLEGFVPLSDATAVARLRAAGAVLVGKTNLDEFAMGSSNEHSAFGPSRNPHDAERVPGGSSGGSCAAVACGMVPLAYGSDTGGSVRLPAAFCGVVGVKPGYGRVSRSGLVAFASSLDQIAPTARTVEGAALGLAAVAGADPADATALSAPPPCAEAASPVERPSLAGLTLGILDSPEDAEADSVVAERFAESVARLESLGARTVRVSLPNAGHALSAYYVIASAEASSNLSRYDGVRYGRAARGASSPDELIAATRGAGFGDEVKRRVMIGTHALSAGYREAFYERAQAVRELIRDDFARAFAAVDLLVSPTAATTAFPLGERLSDPLSMYRTDALTIPASLAGIPAMSVPCPTAPGELPAGLQILAPPLGEDGMLRAAAALECETGPAPAPALAVEGGS, encoded by the coding sequence ATGAGGCCCGGTCTCCGGTCAGTCCCGGAGCTTTCGCGGGCACTGGCGCTCGGGGAGCTCTCCTCCGCGGACCTTGTGGAGGACTGCCTTGCGCGGATCGACGAACTCGATGGAACGCTGAACCTCTTCCTTCATGTGGATGCGGAAGGTGCGCGGGAAGCGGCCGCCGCGTCGGACTCCCGGCGCGAAAAGGGGGATGCGCGATCCCCGCTGGACGGGATCCCCGTGGCGCTCAAGGACAACATCGCGGTGCGCGGAATGCCGACAACCTGCGCCTCACGGGTGCTGGAAGGATTCGTCCCGCTGAGCGACGCCACGGCCGTCGCGCGTTTGCGGGCGGCCGGTGCGGTGCTGGTCGGCAAGACGAATCTCGACGAGTTCGCCATGGGCTCGTCGAACGAGCATTCCGCATTCGGACCCTCCCGGAACCCGCACGATGCCGAACGCGTCCCCGGCGGTTCCTCCGGCGGGAGTTGCGCGGCCGTCGCGTGCGGCATGGTCCCGCTGGCGTACGGCAGCGACACCGGCGGGTCCGTGCGCCTGCCCGCCGCATTCTGCGGGGTCGTCGGCGTGAAGCCCGGATACGGCCGCGTGTCGCGGTCGGGGCTGGTTGCGTTCGCGTCATCGCTGGACCAGATCGCGCCCACGGCACGCACCGTCGAGGGGGCGGCCCTCGGGCTGGCGGCCGTCGCCGGAGCGGACCCCGCCGACGCCACGGCACTCTCCGCCCCGCCGCCGTGCGCCGAGGCGGCCTCTCCGGTGGAACGCCCCTCGCTCGCGGGCCTGACGCTCGGCATTCTCGACTCTCCGGAGGATGCCGAAGCGGATTCCGTCGTCGCGGAGCGGTTCGCGGAGTCGGTGGCGCGACTGGAATCGTTGGGCGCACGGACCGTGCGCGTGTCGCTCCCGAACGCGGGGCACGCTCTGTCCGCGTACTATGTGATCGCGAGCGCGGAGGCGTCATCCAACCTTTCGCGATACGACGGAGTTCGCTACGGGCGCGCCGCACGAGGCGCTTCCTCGCCGGACGAACTCATCGCCGCCACTCGCGGCGCGGGCTTCGGCGACGAAGTGAAGCGCCGCGTCATGATCGGGACGCACGCGCTCTCCGCAGGCTACCGCGAAGCCTTCTACGAACGAGCGCAGGCCGTGCGCGAACTCATCCGCGACGACTTCGCCCGGGCATTCGCCGCCGTGGACCTTCTCGTCTCGCCGACCGCGGCGACGACGGCATTCCCACTGGGCGAACGCCTTTCGGATCCGCTGTCCATGTATCGGACCGACGCGCTGACCATTCCCGCCTCGCTCGCTGGGATTCCGGCCATGTCGGTGCCGTGCCCCACCGCGCCGGGGGAACTCCCCGCCGGGCTCCAGATTCTCGCGCCGCCCCTCGGGGAGGACGGGATGCTCCGCGCCGCAGCCGCCCTGGAGTGTGAAACCGGCCCCGCGCCTGCCCCCGCGCTGGCTGTGGAGGGCGGCTCATGA
- a CDS encoding Asp-tRNA(Asn)/Glu-tRNA(Gln) amidotransferase subunit GatC: MMTREEVLRVARLARLDPSPAEADRLAVELGRIFQHMAALNEAPAPAGSASAGDGECPLRPDEVRPSLSRAEVMALAPESDGESYRVPPVLDRSGEDA, translated from the coding sequence ATGATGACTCGCGAAGAAGTCCTCCGGGTGGCGCGTCTCGCGCGGCTCGATCCGTCCCCTGCCGAAGCGGATCGCCTGGCGGTGGAACTCGGCCGGATCTTCCAGCACATGGCGGCGCTGAACGAGGCTCCGGCCCCGGCGGGTTCCGCATCGGCGGGGGACGGGGAGTGCCCGCTTCGCCCGGATGAGGTCCGTCCATCTCTCTCCCGCGCAGAGGTGATGGCGCTCGCGCCCGAGTCCGATGGCGAATCCTACCGCGTGCCGCCCGTTCTCGATCGCTCCGGGGAGGACGCATGA
- a CDS encoding carboxypeptidase-like regulatory domain-containing protein, which yields MPTIVTRSFLCAAACSAALLSAMPGCSSPSRDFRGTVLDSGGAPVPGAVVYAEAVGPDGPIGFLTARTGAAGEVPVSAREPLPLPWGAGATAVLAAFAPGKLPTILHAPPTTDGVVLILRDLPEGSRWEPRVASLAFPFPDDAALADRAASPECVELRAALRAAWSEYSPESGRPPSAREESAHAAFRALESRISAASGPSLR from the coding sequence GTGCCGACGATCGTCACCCGCTCGTTTCTTTGTGCCGCCGCGTGCTCGGCGGCGCTCCTGTCGGCAATGCCCGGCTGCTCTTCGCCCTCCCGGGACTTTCGCGGCACCGTGCTCGATTCGGGAGGGGCGCCCGTGCCGGGGGCGGTCGTCTATGCGGAGGCGGTCGGGCCGGACGGGCCGATCGGGTTTCTGACCGCCCGCACCGGGGCGGCGGGCGAGGTCCCCGTCTCCGCCCGCGAACCGCTGCCGCTTCCATGGGGCGCGGGAGCGACCGCCGTCCTGGCGGCCTTTGCTCCCGGGAAGCTCCCCACCATTCTCCACGCCCCCCCCACGACGGACGGGGTCGTCCTGATCTTGCGGGATCTGCCCGAAGGCTCCCGCTGGGAGCCGCGCGTGGCGTCGCTGGCCTTCCCGTTCCCGGACGATGCGGCCCTTGCGGACCGGGCCGCCTCCCCGGAGTGCGTGGAACTTCGGGCCGCGCTCCGGGCCGCCTGGTCCGAATACTCCCCGGAGAGCGGACGACCGCCCTCAGCCCGGGAGGAGAGCGCTCATGCGGCATTCCGGGCGCTGGAGTCCCGGATTTCCGCTGCGTCGGGCCCTTCGCTCCGCTGA
- a CDS encoding NAD-dependent epimerase/dehydratase family protein translates to MQRDRPRRDRPVALVTGGAGFIGAHLLRELQEMDRSDLVALDDLSGGFRDHVPDGVPFVEGSITDSALVDALFDEHAFDHVYHLAAYAAEGLSHFIRRFNYTNNLIGSMNLLNASILHGTKCFVFTSSIAVYGKGQLPMREDMTPEPEDPYGIAKYAVEMDLRAAKEMFGLDHVIFRPHNVYGEFQNIGDRYRNVVGIFMNQILRGEPMTLFGDGEQQRAFSYAGDIVGPIARAPWMESAQGRVFNVGADRPCTVNELAAAVAEAMGAADHPVSYLDARNEVVLAYSDHTAVRECFGDAPDTPLADGLAKMVSWVKRVGSRTSPVFGNIEVDRNMPPSWRAAMESG, encoded by the coding sequence ATGCAGAGAGACCGCCCGCGACGGGACCGGCCCGTCGCACTCGTGACCGGAGGCGCCGGGTTCATCGGCGCGCATCTCCTCCGCGAACTGCAGGAGATGGACCGCTCGGACCTGGTCGCGCTGGACGACCTCTCCGGAGGGTTTCGCGACCATGTGCCCGACGGCGTGCCCTTCGTGGAGGGTTCCATCACAGACTCCGCGCTGGTGGACGCGCTTTTCGACGAGCACGCCTTCGACCATGTCTACCATCTGGCGGCGTATGCCGCGGAGGGACTCAGCCACTTCATCCGGCGCTTCAACTACACAAACAACCTGATCGGCAGCATGAACCTCCTGAACGCGTCGATCCTTCACGGCACGAAGTGCTTCGTCTTCACCAGTTCCATCGCGGTCTACGGCAAAGGGCAGCTGCCGATGCGGGAAGACATGACGCCCGAGCCGGAGGATCCCTACGGGATCGCGAAGTACGCCGTGGAGATGGACCTGCGCGCCGCGAAGGAGATGTTCGGGTTGGATCATGTGATCTTTCGCCCGCACAATGTCTATGGCGAGTTCCAGAACATCGGCGACCGGTACCGCAATGTCGTCGGCATCTTCATGAACCAGATCCTGCGCGGGGAGCCGATGACGCTCTTCGGCGACGGCGAACAGCAGCGTGCGTTCAGCTACGCGGGGGACATCGTCGGGCCGATCGCGCGGGCCCCGTGGATGGAGAGCGCGCAGGGCCGTGTGTTCAATGTGGGCGCGGACCGCCCCTGCACCGTCAACGAGCTGGCGGCCGCGGTCGCGGAAGCGATGGGCGCGGCGGACCATCCGGTATCCTACCTCGATGCCCGGAACGAAGTCGTGCTGGCGTACAGCGACCACACCGCGGTCCGCGAGTGCTTCGGGGACGCGCCGGACACCCCGCTGGCGGACGGGCTCGCGAAGATGGTGAGCTGGGTGAAGCGGGTCGGATCACGCACAAGCCCTGTCTTCGGGAACATCGAGGTGGACCGCAACATGCCCCCGTCGTGGCGGGCCGCGATGGAGTCGGGCTAG
- a CDS encoding capsule assembly Wzi family protein, with product MAASAGDAAAEAREFLPASHWAYRDVDHLWTRGLVDSLNLSVKPWSRQEVARALASVAEKDTLPADPILLRLLREFADELHDLAPETFEAGPDATLTMREAGGGWLRASVGLSAATTRDEPGKLGVRAESGGYASVRAALGPDLLVATEIRLHRTGTDREIGDSLVKNHDLFVDAGEAYAAFAPGAAAVTAGFVRTRWGPGTTGTLLLSDAAPPFAALRVSRRFAGVVDFRALTGVLAEPDTRYLATHRLSLRLSPSLWVGVAESARYDARHPEFLYVLNLLPYTFVEQISNKDRSQAPDILHRNNVMMSADAVWRVRPGFRLHAEFLVDDLATETATMPHRLAWQAGARWCVPRLPFPADFFAEYTKVFRYTYSTYYGRNYDHSGRPLAYGDGPDVERLLLRWTADPRVDWSVGAEFERRRKGNSAIGDAWDPADGGEPWDGATLTDPIATVTAARVTTAWFPRAHARVAVSAGWARVTNEGHESGRTKDGPEVALAVAYRR from the coding sequence ATGGCCGCAAGTGCAGGAGATGCCGCCGCCGAAGCCCGGGAGTTTCTTCCGGCCAGCCACTGGGCGTATCGGGATGTGGATCATCTGTGGACGCGCGGGCTTGTCGATTCGCTGAACCTCTCCGTGAAACCGTGGAGCCGCCAGGAGGTCGCGCGCGCGCTGGCATCGGTCGCGGAAAAGGACACGCTCCCGGCCGACCCGATTCTCCTGCGACTCCTTCGAGAATTCGCCGACGAACTCCACGATCTGGCGCCGGAGACATTCGAGGCGGGTCCGGACGCGACGCTGACCATGCGGGAAGCCGGGGGGGGATGGCTTCGCGCGTCCGTCGGGTTGAGCGCGGCGACGACGCGGGACGAACCCGGCAAGCTCGGAGTGCGCGCGGAGAGCGGCGGGTATGCGTCTGTGCGGGCGGCGCTGGGGCCGGACCTGCTGGTGGCCACGGAGATCCGCCTGCACCGGACGGGCACCGACCGCGAGATCGGGGATTCGCTCGTCAAGAACCACGACCTCTTCGTGGACGCCGGAGAAGCCTATGCGGCCTTCGCTCCGGGTGCGGCCGCCGTGACGGCGGGGTTCGTCCGGACGCGCTGGGGACCGGGCACCACGGGGACGCTGCTTCTGTCGGATGCGGCGCCTCCGTTCGCCGCGCTTCGGGTCTCGCGGAGGTTTGCGGGGGTGGTCGACTTCCGTGCGCTGACCGGCGTCCTCGCGGAACCGGACACGCGGTACCTGGCGACGCATCGCCTATCGCTCCGGCTGTCGCCCTCCCTGTGGGTGGGGGTCGCGGAATCCGCCCGCTACGATGCGCGCCATCCGGAGTTCCTCTATGTGCTGAACCTCCTGCCGTACACCTTCGTGGAGCAGATCTCCAACAAGGACCGTTCGCAGGCGCCGGACATCCTCCACCGGAACAATGTGATGATGTCCGCGGACGCTGTATGGCGCGTGCGTCCGGGGTTTCGCCTGCATGCGGAGTTCCTGGTGGATGATCTCGCTACGGAAACCGCGACCATGCCTCACCGTCTGGCATGGCAGGCGGGTGCGCGGTGGTGCGTGCCCCGGCTCCCCTTCCCCGCGGACTTCTTCGCGGAATACACGAAGGTGTTCCGATACACCTACTCCACCTACTACGGCAGGAACTACGACCACAGTGGGCGGCCGCTGGCCTACGGCGACGGTCCCGATGTGGAGCGGCTTCTTCTGCGATGGACGGCGGACCCGCGCGTGGACTGGTCGGTCGGCGCGGAGTTCGAGCGGCGCCGCAAGGGGAACAGCGCCATCGGGGATGCGTGGGATCCCGCGGATGGCGGCGAGCCGTGGGACGGCGCGACGCTGACCGACCCGATCGCGACCGTGACCGCGGCACGCGTGACGACCGCCTGGTTCCCCCGGGCCCATGCGCGCGTGGCCGTGTCCGCGGGATGGGCGCGCGTGACGAACGAAGGCCACGAGAGCGGACGGACGAAGGACGGTCCGGAGGTCGCTCTGGCCGTGGCGTACAGGAGATGA
- a CDS encoding DUF1972 domain-containing protein, giving the protein MTGGAGRRIAILGSRGIPARYGGFETFAEELSAGLAERGFRVTVFCERESGETPPREHRGVRLVHVRALPAGPLRTVLYDLACLARSLRGYDAVYMLGYGIAWAFGLPRLFGTPLFVNMDGVEWWRAKWSPFARLYLRSMEGAAVRLAHGVFADAEGIRDHLESRHGEMRRAWTIAYGAELVEDADEAKLSPLGVRAGEYHLVVCRIEPENHVLEIVRGYRASGCRRPLLVVGNADGTAYSAAVRAAAAEGEDAAGRVLFPGAVYDGGALTALRFHCRTYIHGHSVGGTNPSLLEALACGNEVIAHDNPFNREVLGGGADYFAGEAALSACLSRTEGTPLAPERREVAWRIVRERYTWPQIVEQYASVFADQGA; this is encoded by the coding sequence ATGACAGGCGGCGCGGGGCGGCGGATCGCGATCCTCGGAAGCCGGGGGATTCCCGCCCGATACGGCGGCTTCGAGACCTTCGCGGAGGAGCTGTCGGCCGGGCTCGCGGAGCGCGGCTTTCGCGTCACGGTCTTCTGCGAGCGGGAGTCCGGGGAGACTCCGCCGCGGGAGCACCGCGGGGTGCGCCTCGTCCATGTCCGGGCGCTTCCCGCGGGGCCGCTGCGCACGGTGCTGTACGACCTGGCCTGCCTGGCCCGTTCGCTCCGTGGATACGACGCCGTGTACATGCTCGGCTACGGGATCGCGTGGGCGTTTGGACTCCCGCGTCTGTTCGGAACGCCGCTGTTCGTGAACATGGACGGCGTGGAGTGGTGGCGCGCGAAGTGGTCGCCATTCGCGCGGCTCTACCTGCGCTCGATGGAAGGCGCGGCGGTCCGACTGGCGCACGGCGTGTTCGCGGACGCGGAGGGAATCCGCGACCACCTGGAATCACGACACGGAGAGATGCGGCGCGCGTGGACGATCGCCTACGGAGCGGAACTCGTGGAGGACGCCGACGAAGCGAAGCTGTCGCCGTTGGGCGTACGCGCCGGAGAGTACCATCTGGTGGTCTGCCGCATAGAGCCGGAGAACCATGTGCTGGAGATTGTCCGCGGGTACCGGGCGTCGGGGTGCCGCCGCCCGCTGCTTGTCGTCGGGAACGCGGACGGGACCGCTTACAGCGCGGCGGTGCGCGCGGCCGCCGCCGAGGGCGAAGACGCCGCCGGGCGCGTGCTCTTCCCGGGCGCGGTGTACGACGGGGGCGCACTCACGGCGCTGCGCTTCCACTGCCGCACCTATATTCACGGGCACAGCGTCGGGGGCACGAACCCGTCGCTGCTGGAAGCACTCGCCTGCGGGAACGAGGTCATCGCGCACGACAACCCGTTCAACCGGGAGGTACTGGGCGGCGGCGCGGATTACTTCGCAGGAGAAGCCGCCCTGTCCGCCTGCCTGAGCCGTACGGAGGGGACGCCGCTCGCTCCGGAGCGTCGCGAGGTCGCGTGGCGGATCGTTCGCGAGCGTTACACCTGGCCGCAGATCGTGGAGCAGTACGCCAGCGTGTTCGCGGATCAGGGCGCGTAG
- a CDS encoding sulfotransferase — MIAQLDAAYARARPGKVAERIASWALFEGRPVTTRGRWINRVVFANLQLLRRLPGARPVRRPVFIVGVGRSGTTILGKVLSLHPRVAFLNEPKALWHVVHSGEDVIGSYARERGRFRLGADDADPETVERAHALFGHYLRWTGRRRVLDKYPELVFRVPFVRAIFPDALFVLIVRNGWDLCESVRRWDARHASEVGGPRHDWWGVDGRKWSTLVDEVVGADPELRSSAEEIRAFARDEDRAAVEWIVTMREGLAWAERLPGAVRILRYEELAADPDSTVPGLLDFCGLESDPATLGYARTALSPRPRRAPAKLHPAIAPAFVRMMERLGYAP, encoded by the coding sequence ATGATCGCGCAACTGGACGCGGCTTACGCCCGCGCGAGGCCCGGCAAGGTGGCGGAGCGGATCGCGAGTTGGGCGCTCTTCGAAGGGCGGCCGGTCACGACCCGTGGGCGCTGGATCAACCGGGTCGTCTTCGCGAACCTGCAGCTTCTGCGGCGTCTTCCGGGGGCGCGCCCGGTGCGCCGCCCTGTCTTCATCGTCGGCGTCGGGCGAAGCGGCACGACGATTCTCGGCAAGGTGCTGTCGCTGCATCCGCGCGTGGCATTCCTGAACGAACCGAAGGCTCTCTGGCATGTCGTCCACTCCGGCGAGGATGTGATCGGGAGCTATGCGCGGGAGCGCGGGCGGTTCCGTCTCGGCGCGGACGACGCGGATCCGGAAACGGTCGAGCGGGCCCATGCGCTCTTTGGCCACTACCTTCGCTGGACGGGACGACGGCGCGTTCTCGACAAGTACCCGGAACTCGTCTTTCGAGTGCCGTTCGTTCGCGCGATCTTCCCGGACGCGCTTTTCGTGCTGATCGTGCGGAACGGGTGGGATCTCTGCGAATCCGTGCGCCGGTGGGATGCGCGACACGCGTCTGAGGTCGGCGGGCCGCGTCACGACTGGTGGGGAGTGGACGGCCGCAAGTGGTCGACCCTCGTGGACGAGGTGGTGGGCGCGGATCCGGAGCTGCGGAGTTCGGCGGAAGAGATTCGGGCGTTCGCCCGGGACGAGGACCGTGCCGCCGTCGAGTGGATTGTCACGATGCGGGAAGGGCTGGCGTGGGCTGAGCGCCTTCCCGGGGCGGTCCGCATCCTGCGATACGAGGAACTGGCCGCGGATCCGGACAGCACGGTTCCCGGGCTCTTGGATTTCTGCGGGCTCGAATCCGATCCGGCGACGCTCGGCTACGCGCGGACGGCGCTCTCCCCGCGTCCCCGCCGCGCTCCGGCGAAGCTGCACCCCGCCATCGCACCGGCGTTCGTCCGGATGATGGAGCGACTGGGCTACGCGCCCTGA